The DNA segment GATTTCGTGCAATGCGCACTTTGGCGGAAAGCCGCTGAAAACACATGCCAATACTGCCGAAAGGGCTCCGTTGTAGGAATCACTGGCAGATTGCAAACCCGGAATTATGAAAATAAAGAGGGAAAAAGAGTGTACGTTACAGAGGTAGTGGTGGAAACAATCCGTTTCCTAAGTGCCAAGCCTCACGATGTGGTGACGGAGCAAAAAAGGGAGGAAGCGGGCGTTGGAATTTAGCAATGAAGCAGCGAGGAATCTAGAACAGTTACTAGAAACATTGATAAAGATGGTTGGTAAATCCAATCAAAAAATTGACAGCCTGGAAAAACGGGTCAGCCAGTTGGAATGGCTCATCAGGGAACAGCAGTTAGAGAAAAGGGACAGAACTCCAATCTCAATGTACTCCAGAACCCCACACCCATCTTCTGGAAAAATTTCCTTTCATCTTTGACCCTACATTGTTTTTCAAACATTTTCACCCAAGACGTACCCCAACGAGTAGCTTTTCGGCGAGTTTTTGAAGATTTCCCCGCAACCAGTACCAGTTGTTAAAAAGAATCAAAGACCTCTCCGTATGCATCCCCGTTTTTTCCGGCTAACCATGGCCGGATTTTTTTTTTTGTAGAAATAAATAACGGTGTCAGGCTCTGACGGAGTTTAAATTTCAGCAAGCGGGGTAAACTAGTTGAAAAACCCCCCTGTTTTTTTGATAAGAAGCCGCTGAACACGTGTCAGCGGCTTCTTTGATGTTTTAGCCCCTCATATCGGAGGAAAAACTTTCCACAATAACCTGTCCAACCTTAAAACTTGTGTTTATGTCGCTTATTAACTTTTATAAAGTTGGTAATTGCATCGACATAAAATGCTTTCCGCTTGGGAGGCATTAAATGGAGTTCGACAAGAGCAGTTTTTAGCTCGGGCTCATTTTTCAGCAACTGGAGAATGAATTCGATATCGGCATCCTCCAATTTTTCCAGCACATAACCAGGTGCCTCCACATTCGGCAGCATCTTATCAAGCTCATCCACTAAATAATCTTTTTCAACCTTAAATATTTCTGCAAATCGGATGACCGTTTGGTAAGTGGGAACACTAGCCCCTGTTTCGTAGCGACTAACGGTCGATCGGTGGATATTCATCATGTCTGCAAGAGTTTCCTGTGACCAATTCTGTTTATCACGCAGCTGTCGTAATTTTTCTGATAAAGACATCTCTTTCACCGCCGTAAAAACAATTATGTTTTTAACTTAACGGGAAAGGGGGCTGTAAAGTTTGAATGTGCACAATATGCACGATGAATAATGTGTAAATGATGCACAAATATGGAGAATCCCTCAAAAAGGAGAAATTCTTTGCAGGAAAAAATAAAATTATTGTCGAATAGTAAATGCTGATGTCATATATTGTTAAAAATGGAGGTATTTGATTGAATGAAAAGGTTGCCTTAATATTTATCGGAGAACAAGTAAGTAACCAAGAATGCTGGATTAAAAGCAAGCCTAGTTTTTCTGATGCCATCGTCCTATCAACTCAGTCATCCCATCAAACATCATGTGTTTCCTATCAACACATTCTACTAGATTACAAAAGCAATTCTATTCAAATCTCTGATTCCGATATCCAACTCACCTGTGACAGAGACTCATTAATGATTACACAAGGAAGTAAAAGCAAACAGCTTACGGAAGAAGAGGTATTTGACATCATCAATAACTTTGCCTTCAAAAAAGGAAACAAAGTTACCTTCCTATGTACCGTCCCATAC comes from the Neobacillus sp. PS2-9 genome and includes:
- the ssb gene encoding single-stranded DNA-binding protein, with translation MINQVTLVGRLTKDPELKKTPEGNSVAHVTLAVSRHFRNHNGEIEADFVQCALWRKAAENTCQYCRKGSVVGITGRLQTRNYENKEGKRVYVTEVVVETIRFLSAKPHDVVTEQKREEAGVGI
- a CDS encoding helix-turn-helix transcriptional regulator; this encodes MSLSEKLRQLRDKQNWSQETLADMMNIHRSTVSRYETGASVPTYQTVIRFAEIFKVEKDYLVDELDKMLPNVEAPGYVLEKLEDADIEFILQLLKNEPELKTALVELHLMPPKRKAFYVDAITNFIKVNKRHKHKF